The following DNA comes from Burkholderia sp. HI2500.
TTCATCGCGCGCCGCAGCTTCCCGCTGATGTTCCCGCTCGAATACCGCTGGGTGCGTGGCGACGATATCTGGCTGAGCCCGGACTACGGCCGCGACAGCGTGCGCATCTCGGTGCACCAGTATCGCGGGATGCCGTTCGACGCGTACTTCTCGGGCGTGCAGGCGATCTGCCGCAATCACGGCGGGCGGCCGCACTGGGGCAAGGTGCATGCGATGAAGGCCGCCGAGCTGGCGGCGTGCTATCCGCACTGGGACGATTTCCTCGCGCTGCGCGAACAGATGGACCCGCATGGCCGCTTCCTGACGCCGTACCTGCGCACGCTGTTCGGCCTGCCGCAACGCGCAAGCGCCAGTGCAAGCGTAGCCTCAGCCGCGTGCGCCACGCCGGCCCGCCGAGGGACACACCCGATGCCCGAAACCGCCGGCATCGTACAAGATCGGCCGCGATCCAACCAGGAGGCCTCGTGAGCACCGCCACCCTGCATGCCGCCGCACAGTCGCGCCCCGATCCGTCGACCGGCGCCGTCGTCCGCCTTGCGTTCGCGTTCGCCGCGGCCACCAACGGCCTGATCCTGTCGCCGTTCCTCGTCGCGGCCGTGATGACGCGCTTCCGGCTCGACGAAGGCACCGCGACCGCGCTCGTCAGCGCCGAGATCCTCGGCATCGCGATCAGTTGCGCGCTGCTGTCGCACCGGATCGCGCGCGCCGCGCGGCCGTTCACGCTGGCCGGCCTGGTCGGCACGATCGCCGGGCAGGCGCTCAGCGCGGTCGCGCCCGGCATCGTGTCCGCGGCGCTCGCGCGCGGGATGACGGGGCTGTTCGAAGGGATGCTGTTCGTCGTCGTCGCGTCCGGCGTGTCGCAGCGCGCGTCGACCGACCGCCTGTGGGGGCAAATCAACCTGCTCGCGGGCGGCATCAACGGCGGCATCCTCGTGCTGATCTCCGCGTTGCCGGCCACCTGGCTCGGGCGCGGGGTGTTCGCGCTGCTGGCGGCCGTCGTCGCCGTGCTGGCGCCCGCGATCCGCGGCATCGACGCATTCGCGAGCGCCCCCGCGCAGACCCACGTGCGCGCCGGCACGCTGCCGTGGCGGCCGGTGATCGCGATCTGGGTCGTGACCGCGCTCATCTACGGCGTGCAGGCGTCGCAATGGGCGATCGCCGGCTTCGTCGGCGAGCGTGCCGGGCTGTCGCCGACGACGATCGGCGTGCTGCTGTCGGTGTCGTCGCTGCTCGGCTTCGTCGGCGCGGCGATTCCGTCGCATCCGGCCAGCCACAAGCACCGCCTCGCGCTGATCTGGGCCGCGCAGCTCGCGATGATCGCGTCGATCGAATGGTTCTTCAGCGCGCGCGGCGGCAGCGCGTACTTCCTGAGCCAGTTCGTGCTGAACAGCGCGTTCTTCGTGATCGTGCCGTTCCTCACCGGGATGCTGTCCGACGTCGACCCAGACGGCTCGCTGGTCGCGCGCACGCTCGTCGTCACGTTCTTCGCGGCCGGCATCGGCACCGCGCTGTCGGGCGCGCTGCTCGGCCGCTTCGGCGGCGCGCGCGTCGCCCACGTGCTGTGCGTGGCCGTGCTGGCCGCCGCCCCGTTCGTGCGGCTCGCGCTGCGCCGCGCGGCGCCCGGCGCGGTGGCGCGCGCGTCGCCGTCGCCCTGACCGCAGTGCGACATGGCGTGGCCGCGACGCACCACGCGAATGGCCGCCGCGGCCGTGGCCCGTGCAAATTTGGCTTTCACCATTCGTTTCCGGCGGTCCGAGCCGCCACCCCTTTTCGATGCGGAGTCCAGAACAATGAATCGTCACGATAGCGTTCGCGCCGCGTGCTGCGCGATGATGATCCTGGCCAGTACCGGTGCGCACGCGCAAAGCAACGTGACGCTGTACGGCGTGATCGATGCGGGCATCCGCTACGAAACCCACGGCGTGTCCTACGGCGCCGACGGCGCGCCGGTGTCGACGGGCCGCAAGATCTCGATGGCCGACGGCGGCGGCCTGACGGAAAGCTATTGGGGCCTCAAGGGGCAGGAGGATCTCGGCGGCGGGCTGTCCGCGCAGTTCAACGTGGAAAGCCACTTCGGCCCGAACAGCGGCGCGATCGTGCCGGCCGGCGCGCCGAACTTCTTCGAGGTCGCGTACGTGGGGTTGACGTCGACGTCGCTCGGCCAGCTCGCGCTCGGGCGCCAGTACAACGTGCCGTTCGAGATGGTGTCGCTGACCTACGGCTCGAACCTGTGGGCCGGCCCGCAGGATCCGTACTTCAACCTGTTCAAGCCCGAGCAGACGATGCTCGCGGGCTCGCGCACCAGCAACATGATCCAGTACGGCGCGCAGCTCGGCAGCCTGTACCTGCTCGCGCAGTACGCGCCGGGCGGCCATGCGGGCGGCGGCGTGCTCGGCGGCCAGGCCGGTGCGGCGATCGCGTACGCGCCGGACAAGGGGCCGTTCACGGTCGGCGCGTCGTTCATGCGCAGCTGGGACGACGTCACGCATGCGAAATTCGACATCTACGGCGGCGGCGGCTCCGTCACGCTCGGCAACGCGACCGTCAACGCCGGCTATATCGAGAACGCGCGCGACAACGACTTCACGTCGTTCGCGAACGGCCCGTTCAGCTCGACCGATCTCGCCGCGCTCGGCATCATCTCGCCCGCGCAGGTGGTCGATCCGTCGACGCCCGGCGGGTTCCGGCGCCGCAAGATGGCGCTCGCGGGGCTGACCTACCGGTTCACGTCGGCGTTCACGGCCGCCGTCAACGCATGGTGGACCACGCAGTCGGGCTACACGCCGGACTTCGACGGCCGCGCGCGCCAGTTCCAGGTGATCGCCGGCTACAGCCTGTCAAAGCGCAGCATGCTCTATGCGGAAGTCGACTACGCGATCTATCGCGGCGGCCTGGTCGGCGCGCAGCTGGTCGGCATCAATGGGCAGTCGCCGAGCACGAGCACCACGCAGCTCGGCGCGACGGTCGGCCTGCGCCACTATTTCTGACGCGGAGCCGCGCGGGATGTGGGCAATCGCGGCCGGGGCGGCACCGGGTTTCCGGCCGGGCGGGACGAGTACAATCCATGGAAAAAATACGGAGCATCCATGGACGAACCCGACCGTTATACGACGGCGAATCTGCCGGTCCATCTGTTGCGGTGCCTCGCGGAGACAAGCAAGGAACTGGGCATCGACCCCACGCGGCTGTGCCTCGGGCTCGGCTTCGACGTCGCGGACCTGTCGAATCCGTCTTGCCGGATTTCCTTGCGCCAGGCGAGCACGATGATCCGCCGCGCGCTCGAGATGGCGCCGGGGCGGGCGCTCGGCCTCGAACTCGGCACGAGCGAGACGATCGCGTCGATCGGCCTGGTCGGCTACGCGATGCTGACGAGCCCGACGCTGAAGGACGCAATCGCGGTCGGGATGGAACTGCAGCGCCACACGGGGCCGCTGTTGCGCTTCGACGTGACGTCGGATGCACGCACGCTGTCGATCCGCGCGACCAACGTCTTCCTCGAACCCGACATCGAGGCGTTCCTCGTCGAGGAAGCGTTCGGCAGCTTCATGAAGATCGGGCGCTCGCTCGTCGGCCCCGCGTTCCAGCCGAAGGGCGTCGATCTCAGCTACCCGCCGCCGGCCTATGCGGAGCAATACGCGCGTGTGTTCCCGTGCCCGGTGCGGTTCGAACAGGAGCAGAACCTGTTCTCGTGCGACGCGGCGCTCGGCAACCGTCCGATCGCGACACACGATCCGCTCGCGCATCGCCAGACGCTCGAATTCCTGCAGGACGCGCTGCCGCCCGAACCCGAAGGCACCGAATTTCTCGAATCGATCGAACGGATCATGCGGCGCGACCTGCGGCACGCGCCGTCGCTCGCGGCGATCGCCGCGCAGCTGTGCATGAGCGAGCGCACACTCCGGCGGCGGCTTGCCGATCAGGGCGTGTCGTATCAGACGGTGATCGACACGATCCGCCGCAAGCGCGCATTCACGCTGCTGAGCAACCCGCGGCTGTCGATCGAGGACGTCGCGCACGAAGTCGGGTTCAGCGACGCGCACAACTTCCGGCGCGCGTTCAAGCGGTGGACGGGGCATGGGCCGAGAGAGGGACAGCGCACGCCCGCTTGAACGTCACGCGTGGCTGCGCGGGCCCCCTCCGATCGTTCTGTATCGGAGCGGCCCGCACCGATCACGGCATCTGCTCACCCAGGCGAAGCTGGTTCGTCACCTGCGTCACCCCGTCGACTTGCCGGGCCGCCTCCACGGCCATCGCGGCCTGCTGACCGTCGCTCACGCCACCGCGCAGCGTCACGACGCCGCTCCGGACGCGCACCATGATGCGCGTCGCATTCAGCCCGCGCGTGCGAGCGAGTGCGGCGCTGACACGACGCGTCAGGCGCCGGTCTTCGGCCCGCCGCGCGTTGTCCGCCGATACCCCGCTGGCAACGGTTGTCGACGCCGGATCCGATGCCGCTCGCGCGGCGCCGGCGACGGCCACGATGCCGAGTGCCACGACGATCGCGCCCCATCCACGTTGCAATGCTTTCATTGAGTCTCCCTTCACATACGGAAAATGACGGCGACCGACGCTCAGAACTTCGTCATCAGGCCAATCGATGCCCCCGTCATCCCGCTGCCGCCCGACCGCAAGCCGATGGCCGCGATATTGGTCGGATCGGTGCGGTACGCACCGGAGAAGCCGTTTCGATCGAACTCCGCATAGATCTCGGTGCGCTTCGACAGGAAGTATTCGACGACTGCGTACGTGGTGAGCTTGTGCCCGTCCGCGTCGCGCCGGTTGCCGAGATTGCTGCCGATGTCGTCGTACATGCCGGCCGTGAACTGCAGGAACGGTGTGGCCTGATAGACGACACCCAGCGCGGGAATCTTGTCGCGGCGATGCGGCCGATTCGCGTTCGCGCTCGATACGTCGAGGGCCGAGTAGCTCGCATAGAGCCGGCCGGCACCGATCTGCCAGGTCCCGCCCGCCATCCAGGTCTGCGCGTACTGCGTCGCGTCGGCGCTGTACGTCTTCGCGTAGGACGCGCCGCCGAGCACCGTCTGGTACTGGTACATCGCCGCAGCAGAAAAATTGGTTCCGGCGCGCATATTGCCCGCGACGCCGCCGGGCGAATAGCTCGCCGCGACACGCAGGCCGCCCAGTTCGCCGATGTACTTGATCGTGTTGTTGAAGCGGGAATCGAGCGTGAACGGATTGCCGCTCCACAGCACGCCGGGCTCGATGGCAAGCGACTGGCCGCGCCCGCCCGCCGGATCCACAATGATCCCGAAGTCGGTCGCCGCGTTGAACTGGCGCCCGAACGTCAGGCGCCCGAAGCCGCCCGTCACGCCCACGTACGCCGCCTGCGAAAACAGCGTGCCGGACGTCTTCAGTGCGCCGGTGCCGCTGCTGAAGGAACCATCGAGCACGAACAGCGCCTTGAACCCGCCGCCCAGGTCCTCCCTTCCCCGGATGCCGAAATCGTTGCCCGCGATCAGGTTGTTGTTGTACCCCACGGCGCCCCCGCCTTGCATGCCGTTGGTCCATCGAATCCCGCCGCCGATCTGCCCGTAGAGGGTCACGCTCGACTGCGCCATGCCGATGCCCGGCAATGCGCCGAGCAATGCCACCCATGCGAATGTCCTCATCCGTCTCCTCCTGCCAGTGCCTGGCCTTATGTGTTCGTCACCGCCTCACTTCATCATTCGCACACCGAAACGATTCACCGACAGCCACCGCGGGTTGCTACCGGTTACTGCCGGGATCGGCGTTCCGCACGTTCGCCGATTCCCGTCTTCCTGGATTACTCGGCGAGCTGCCCGACGTTCTGCACGAGCGAGCTGACGTATCCCGGCCCGCCCGCGCCGTCGTGCTCGACCTCGACATACCACGCGAGGTTGTAGCCCGCCCGCAGGTTCAGCGCGGCGTGCCACGCGCCGTCGCGCACCGCCATCGGCGTCGATTGCCACGTGGCGCTGCGCCAGTCCTGCGACACCGGATGAGACGCGTGGAACAGCCTGACACCCGACACCTGCTCCGGCTCGACGCGTGCGGCCACGTCCAGCCTTTCACCGGCAATCTCATGCCGGACCACCGGCGTGCCGGGAACGCGACGGCCGGCAAAGGTGCGGGCGAGCCACATCCGCCACGCCGCCAGATGCTTCGTGGAGACCCACGAATGACGCACGTTGTCGATAGCGAGATAGGCCTTGTCGCCCGCCATGTCGGTCATCATGCTGTTGGGCGCGCCGAGCGCGAAGAACTCGTCGTTCGTGCCGAGCGCGACGAGGTACGCAGCCTTGATCCGGTCACGCCACAGATACGGATCGAAATGCATCAGCATCTGGAAGCCGACCGGATTGTTGAGTGCACGCAGCATCGTCTCCGCCCCCTGGAAGCCAGGCCCGGCACGTGACTCCGACGGCCCGGCGACGTACGGCCCGAACTCGGCAAACTTCGTCGCAAGGTGATACAGGTTGTTTCCGCCGTGGTAGCCGCACACCATCACGCCTGCCACCCGGTCCGGATCCGCGCCCGACGCAATGGCCACGCCGACCCCGCGTTTCGAATGGCCGAGCAGGACGGCCCGCTTCGTCCCGATGCCCGCGAGCGAATGCAGCAGCGTGATGGCGCGCAGATATGCCTTGGCGATCGGGTAGTACCCGTTCCAGGTCAGGTCGCCGGTCTCCAGCATCTTCTTCAGCGCATAGCCGGTGAAATCCGATTCGTCGAGGCCGAACGGGCAATCGGCCGGATTCGCGAAGATCATGACCGGCATCCCGAAGTCGAGCGCGGTGCCTTCCGCGTATTCGCCCTCGGTATCGAGCGTCGAGCCGGGAATGACGCGCCGCGCCCACTCCCCGGGCTCGAAGGTCTGGCGTTCCGTGCCGATGATGCCCGCCGCGCCGTCGCCGTCGTAACCGTCAGGCACATAGATGCGGGCGGGATGCCGCCAGACGAGCCCATGCCATTGCTGGCTGGTGAAGGTCAGCTCGATGACGCGAACCCGGCGCCCGGCGCGATGCCGGCTCTCGCGCACGTCATCCGAGACGATCTCGGGCTGCAGCGTCGATTCGTCGAGCAATTCGGCTTGGTCGAAGAAGGGGGCCGGCCCCAGCACCGGCTTCGTGGCCGTGAAGGTCTGATTCATGAGCGTAGTTCCTGGTTGATGAGTGCCGCTTCGGCGGCCTTGGGGCGGATGACGCAGGCGAACAGCAGCACCACGGCGACGAGCGCGAGCGCGACGAGATAGAGCGCCGGGTCGAGGCTGCCTGCCCGCACGCGAATCGCGCCGAACAGCGCGGAACTCACGCCGGATGCCGCGCCCATGCTCGAGATCAGCGCGACGCCGGCGGCGGCGGCGTCGCGCGGCAACAGGCGCGTCGCGATCGCCCAGAGCACCGGATAGGCGGACGCGATGCCGCAGGTCGCGACGATGGCGCCGGCCATGACGCCGGGCAGCGCACCGTGCGAGACGGCCATCGTGCACAGTCCGGCAATGCCCGCGCCGACCGCGACGATGAAATGCACGTGACGCTCGCGGCGCCGGTCCGAACGACGGCCGTACCAGACCATCGCGATCGTGCCGGTCAGGTTCGGGATCACGACATACAGGCCGACGTGCTGCAGGTTCGTGACGCCGGTCGCCTCGATGATGGACGGCAGCCAGAAAATCAGCAAGTTGGTCGCGCACCCGAGCGAGAACGTCGTGAAGCCCAGCAGATAGACGCACGGCTCCCGCAGCGCGGCGCGCAATGGATGACCGGCGGCATGCGGACCCTCGGGCGCACCCAGTGCCTGCTGCACGATGCGGCGCTCGTCAGGCGACAGCCAGCGGGCCTGTTCGGGGCCTTCGGGCAGCACCCGGTACGCGAGCACGCCGA
Coding sequences within:
- a CDS encoding MFS transporter, with translation MSTATLHAAAQSRPDPSTGAVVRLAFAFAAATNGLILSPFLVAAVMTRFRLDEGTATALVSAEILGIAISCALLSHRIARAARPFTLAGLVGTIAGQALSAVAPGIVSAALARGMTGLFEGMLFVVVASGVSQRASTDRLWGQINLLAGGINGGILVLISALPATWLGRGVFALLAAVVAVLAPAIRGIDAFASAPAQTHVRAGTLPWRPVIAIWVVTALIYGVQASQWAIAGFVGERAGLSPTTIGVLLSVSSLLGFVGAAIPSHPASHKHRLALIWAAQLAMIASIEWFFSARGGSAYFLSQFVLNSAFFVIVPFLTGMLSDVDPDGSLVARTLVVTFFAAGIGTALSGALLGRFGGARVAHVLCVAVLAAAPFVRLALRRAAPGAVARASPSP
- a CDS encoding porin, producing MNRHDSVRAACCAMMILASTGAHAQSNVTLYGVIDAGIRYETHGVSYGADGAPVSTGRKISMADGGGLTESYWGLKGQEDLGGGLSAQFNVESHFGPNSGAIVPAGAPNFFEVAYVGLTSTSLGQLALGRQYNVPFEMVSLTYGSNLWAGPQDPYFNLFKPEQTMLAGSRTSNMIQYGAQLGSLYLLAQYAPGGHAGGGVLGGQAGAAIAYAPDKGPFTVGASFMRSWDDVTHAKFDIYGGGGSVTLGNATVNAGYIENARDNDFTSFANGPFSSTDLAALGIISPAQVVDPSTPGGFRRRKMALAGLTYRFTSAFTAAVNAWWTTQSGYTPDFDGRARQFQVIAGYSLSKRSMLYAEVDYAIYRGGLVGAQLVGINGQSPSTSTTQLGATVGLRHYF
- a CDS encoding AraC family transcriptional regulator, producing MDEPDRYTTANLPVHLLRCLAETSKELGIDPTRLCLGLGFDVADLSNPSCRISLRQASTMIRRALEMAPGRALGLELGTSETIASIGLVGYAMLTSPTLKDAIAVGMELQRHTGPLLRFDVTSDARTLSIRATNVFLEPDIEAFLVEEAFGSFMKIGRSLVGPAFQPKGVDLSYPPPAYAEQYARVFPCPVRFEQEQNLFSCDAALGNRPIATHDPLAHRQTLEFLQDALPPEPEGTEFLESIERIMRRDLRHAPSLAAIAAQLCMSERTLRRRLADQGVSYQTVIDTIRRKRAFTLLSNPRLSIEDVAHEVGFSDAHNFRRAFKRWTGHGPREGQRTPA
- a CDS encoding BON domain-containing protein, coding for MKALQRGWGAIVVALGIVAVAGAARAASDPASTTVASGVSADNARRAEDRRLTRRVSAALARTRGLNATRIMVRVRSGVVTLRGGVSDGQQAAMAVEAARQVDGVTQVTNQLRLGEQMP
- a CDS encoding porin, whose amino-acid sequence is MRTFAWVALLGALPGIGMAQSSVTLYGQIGGGIRWTNGMQGGGAVGYNNNLIAGNDFGIRGREDLGGGFKALFVLDGSFSSGTGALKTSGTLFSQAAYVGVTGGFGRLTFGRQFNAATDFGIIVDPAGGRGQSLAIEPGVLWSGNPFTLDSRFNNTIKYIGELGGLRVAASYSPGGVAGNMRAGTNFSAAAMYQYQTVLGGASYAKTYSADATQYAQTWMAGGTWQIGAGRLYASYSALDVSSANANRPHRRDKIPALGVVYQATPFLQFTAGMYDDIGSNLGNRRDADGHKLTTYAVVEYFLSKRTEIYAEFDRNGFSGAYRTDPTNIAAIGLRSGGSGMTGASIGLMTKF
- a CDS encoding PhoPQ-activated protein PqaA family protein, whose protein sequence is MNQTFTATKPVLGPAPFFDQAELLDESTLQPEIVSDDVRESRHRAGRRVRVIELTFTSQQWHGLVWRHPARIYVPDGYDGDGAAGIIGTERQTFEPGEWARRVIPGSTLDTEGEYAEGTALDFGMPVMIFANPADCPFGLDESDFTGYALKKMLETGDLTWNGYYPIAKAYLRAITLLHSLAGIGTKRAVLLGHSKRGVGVAIASGADPDRVAGVMVCGYHGGNNLYHLATKFAEFGPYVAGPSESRAGPGFQGAETMLRALNNPVGFQMLMHFDPYLWRDRIKAAYLVALGTNDEFFALGAPNSMMTDMAGDKAYLAIDNVRHSWVSTKHLAAWRMWLARTFAGRRVPGTPVVRHEIAGERLDVAARVEPEQVSGVRLFHASHPVSQDWRSATWQSTPMAVRDGAWHAALNLRAGYNLAWYVEVEHDGAGGPGYVSSLVQNVGQLAE
- a CDS encoding MFS transporter yields the protein MNTGTECSTDGGGTAARSEADRVYARITRRLVPLLFLCYLAAFVNRNNIGLAKLQMQGALGFTDAVYGVAASAFFVGILLFELPSNLMLRRVGVRRTLLRIMVLWGLVAAATMFVRTPAQFYTLRFLLGAFEAGFFPGVVVYLTFWFPAERRAKVIALFMTAAAAAGLVTGPVSGWVLNSMGGVAGLGGWQWLMLLEGVPSVVLGVLAYRVLPEGPEQARWLSPDERRIVQQALGAPEGPHAAGHPLRAALREPCVYLLGFTTFSLGCATNLLIFWLPSIIEATGVTNLQHVGLYVVIPNLTGTIAMVWYGRRSDRRRERHVHFIVAVGAGIAGLCTMAVSHGALPGVMAGAIVATCGIASAYPVLWAIATRLLPRDAAAAGVALISSMGAASGVSSALFGAIRVRAGSLDPALYLVALALVAVVLLFACVIRPKAAEAALINQELRS